Sequence from the Priestia megaterium genome:
GATCTTACCTTCTTCTCGCCCCTTGAACGCATGTTTCATACAGTTTTGAATGAGCTCATTAATAATTAATGCTATGGAAACAGCTTTATCCGACTTTGTAAAAAGCTGAGTGCCCGAATATTCAATTGAAATATTTTTATTTTCATCAGTAGCGCTATACACTAGCATATTACCAATTTTCTCAATCAAACTAAGAATATCTACATTGTCTACGCTAGAGTTAGAAAGAATAATCTCGTATACAGAAGCGATACTTAAAATCCGGTTAAGACTCTCGACAAAATGAGCCTTGCTTTCTTCAGGAAGGCCCCTTCTCATCTGAAGCCTCAATAAACTCGCAATAGTCTGTAAATTATTTTTGACGCGATGATGAATTTCTTGAATCATGACTGATTTGACAACAAGTTCTCTTTCTCGTTCTCTAAGTTCAGTCATATCTCGAAATGTAATAAAAGCACCATTTGTCGGGTTTTCTTGTTTTAAACTAACTTTTTTGACTTGAAACACCTTATTTAAAATAGTCACTTCTTGCATAAACAACTTTTCCCGATGATAAAATAACTCTTCTAAACAAGGGAAATATTCGATAATTTGATTCCCTACCTTACATTCTGAGGAACAGACTTCAGAAACCAAATTAAAAGCAGCTGAATTAAAATATAGAATGTTTAAATTGGGATCAATAAAGAAAAGTGCCTCTCCAATAAACTCTGGAATAAGCGAAGCATTTTCTGTCATCTCCATTAAAATTTCGCTTAACGTATCATTTGTATTTGATAACGTTTTCATTTTTTCTTGACGTTCAACTACTTCACTGATATCTTTCTCCATAATCAATGTAGCAATTACACGATTATTAAACCCTTTAATAGGAACCACACTTTGTTCTACCGTTTTTCCTTCTTGTGTTAAGGCACGATTTAAAGACATCGGTTTTCCATTTTTCAGCGTGTAAAATACTGCTGGTTCAAACGCTTCGTACACAAATTTCCCTGCGACTGGACGTTCATAAACTGACGGTGCAGTTTCTGGTGCCGCTTCTGCCACTACAACTGCATGCTGTCCTTCTTTTGTTAAACAATCAATAAACACATTTGCTCGGTTTAAATCAGCAATAAGCGGCAAATTTTTAGCAACTTCATCAATCTTTTGAATATCGACTTCTGCTAGATTTGTATGAAGCCTGCATAAAGAATTTAAGGATAATGTATGAGTCATATGTAAACTCCTAGCTGCTTTTAAACATTTAAGCATTAAAATATTAGAATATAATAAGTATTATATTTTTCTGAACTTTCTTTGTCAATGACCCATTTTGACGCGAAAATATTTACTTTGTGAAGGAAACCTTATTTCTTCTATGACTTATCACTTCTTTTTCTAAAGGTCAAAGGGGACAATAGTGGTATATCTATCAGTTGAATTTGCACAAATATGGTCCCTTTGCTTTAGAACTTTTTTACATAAAATTAGTATTCTGTTATTTTGTTAGTAATAGCTTATATAGTGAGTTTTAGATTTAACAGAAAAAGATAAAATCAATTAAGGAGCTGCTTGATAAAAAGAAATACTTAATAAAATCATGTAGCAAAGGGGCGCTTTAATACGATTTCGGTGTGAATAGGAATCTAGATCGTTACATTTGTTTCCACATTTTAGGGCACATACTCCGGGTATAGATTAAATAGAAAAAGGAAAGAAGCAGAAAAAAAGAGATTATACAGCAAGATAGCACGCTGTGTAGTCTCTTTTTTCTGCCTTTTCGTTTTTATATAGACTAATAAGGTTTCATTTTTACACGAAGGTAGACACCTGAAGCGATTTTCACTTTACAAAGCTACATCATAGTCTAACTCTTACCTCAGTACCATCAGTAGCTTTAACATCTACTAGCACCATTCCCTTATGTTTCTTTAGTTCCTTAACGATAGGCTTTAGCTCGCTTTTATCTATTAAAGGAAAAGTAAAATTCAGCTCTTTTCTTTTGAAGTACTCTTTTGTCCATTTATCTACATGCTTCTGAAAAAATTCCAAACTCACAATGCTAATAGCAACGTTTAAAAGAGCATATGGAATAGGGATGTTAAACCGAGCTTCTTTGGTTTTCACTTTTACATGAATCATAAGCGAACCATTACTCAATGATGACTGAAACGGTATCACCGTTTGCCGATTTAATATCAACAATTTGACCATCTAACTCGTTTTCGATTGCTTCAACAATAAGGTTTATGTCTATATCTTTCACATATTTTTCTGATTGAGGAATACTCGCTGCTATGCTGTGTCCAGCCATTAATACCAGCTTGACAAGCTTTATAGGCAAATTAACCTTCACATTGTCGTTTTCAGTTGACACAACTCGAATTTTTAACGTTTTGTCTAAATACGCAGTCGGTTTCTTCAAAAGCTTATCGCCTGTTTCTTCTTTTTCTTTTAATACTTGTATCAGTTCTGATCCCTTTTCTGCATCAATTTTACCTTCTTGAACCATTGTTAACACTCTTGTAATTTCCTCTTTCATAAACTATCCCCCTATTCTTCTTTTAACAGCTTGATGGCTTCTTCTGCTGTAATTTCACCATTTTCTAGCATAGACACAACTTTTTTCTCATCTACTTCATTTTTCTTCTTTTCTACATATCCAAGAGATGAAATGATGTCAGTCAGCTTGCCTCGGACCGTTGGATATGAAACGCCCAGTTCTTTCTCAACTTCTTTGATATTTCCTCTGCAGGTTAAAAATACTTCTACAAAATGAAGCTGATCACTTGATAAGGATGCCAGCTTAGATAATTCAAACTCATTTTCAATCGTAGTGTGACAATGGGTGCACTGCAGCTTTGTAATTTTTAACGTTTCACTGCAGACAGGACAATTTGTAATTACTTTATAAGCCATAATCAAATCTCCTTCTTTTAGTTAATTTGATTATATAACAAATAATTAAAATTAAAATTAAAAACAATAAAATTAAACTATCTTAATAAAAAAATTAAAAATTTCAATCTTAATTTTAAAAATGTTAATATTCTATTTTAAATCATACCCACTAAGAAATGAGATGCTTCAAACCTACAAAAATGAACATAAGATAAGATTAAATAAAAAAAGAGAAGGATAAAACCCTTCTCTTAAAACACATACTTGTTTTTAGCTATCATTCAAACCATCTATTTATCCTGCTTTTCAAAAAGTATATGTGCTGTCTTCAGCGCAGACTTCACTAATAAAAGAGGTAAGATTGGCTTAACCTTACCTCTTGGAACTTGCTCTTTTATGGTGCAATATCTTCTAACACCTTCTCACGTGTTTCAATCATCTTAAATGCCATAAATGCCCCGACCGCAGCTACACAAGCAAACAGAACAAAAACAGAAGTAATCCCTTTAGCTCCTAACACAAAGCCAAGTATCGTAGGAGCAATAGCTGAAGCTAGTCGTAACCAGGCTGTCGCAAACGCGATTCCAAGTACTCGCATACGCGTTGGATAAATTTCTGGTGTATAGAGGTAGAGAAGAACCGTAATTGTTCCCATGACGCCGTATGCTGCTGAACCTAAATACATAACACTTTCAGCAGATTTGGCACCGTTAAACCAAAGCGTTGTTAAAAGTAACCCTACAACTAGAAAAGCGATAGTTGCCCACCTTTTACGTCCAACTCTATCAATAAGTAATGCGCAAGCAAACACAGCCACGGTTTGAATCACATTCGTTAGTGACGCTGCGTGTAGAGAATCCTCTAATGGAAGATTATAAACTGTTTTATATAAACTTGGGAGCCAGTTGTTAAGTCCATTCGCAACAAAGTAGGAAGAAAACCAAAGTGTCCAGACAATTAGCGTTCTACTGCGGTAAAAAGGGGAAAATAATTCTTTCCAATTTCCTTTTACTACAGCTTGAGGTGCACTAATTTTTGCTTCTATACGTTTATCCGTACTCGATTCAATTTCTTCAATTACTCGTTCTGCTTCGTCAAACCTGCCCTTTGAAATTAACCAACGAGGCGATTCACGCAGCTTAAAGAAAAATAAAAAGACAATTAATCCGCCGATACCACCGATCAAAAACATCCACTTCCACCCAAAGCTAGGTACAACTAAAGCACCAATCTGCGCGGATATCATTAACCCTAGCGGAAAAATCATCTCATACAGCATAAAAAAACGTCCCCGTCCTTGTGCAACTGAAAGTTCATTTATATAAGCTGCAGCAACAGGAACTTCACCACCTACTCCGATGCCTTGTACAAAACGCAGCCATAGTAGGGCATGGAAATTCCCCGCAAACGCACAAGCAATGCTCATTACTGACATTAAAAAGATGGTCCATTTAGCACTATAAACACGCCCAAACCGTTCAGCTAACCAACCAAAAAAGATAGCTCCAATCGCTTGTCCAAGGTATCCAGAACCAATAAGAATACCGATTTGACCAGGAGTTAAATTCCATATTCCAATTAATACAGGTAAAACGAACGCCAGAGATAGCGCATCGAAAGCATCAAAAAACGTGGCTGAACCCATAATAACACGTGGTTTAATATGCCAACGTGAAAAGGGAACGCTCTCTATACGTGTAAGCAGCTGGGTAGCACGATTTGACAAGCCAATTTCTTCGTGATTATAGTTGATATTCTTAGTAGGTTCTGAAGAATTTCTGTTCAATTCTGTATTCATACATAAATCCTCCTTAGTAGCGATTCCCTCAAATCGGAATGACATTGACCCTAAGATGCGTGAAACAAAACTTATTAAACTAGGAATTCAATGAAAGGGTTTACAGTTAAAGACAGCAAATAGCAGACTCTAAAATTTTTTAGAGCCTAGGTATAAATTTTAGTTATATTTTGGACTATCGG
This genomic interval carries:
- a CDS encoding sensor histidine kinase; translated protein: MTHTLSLNSLCRLHTNLAEVDIQKIDEVAKNLPLIADLNRANVFIDCLTKEGQHAVVVAEAAPETAPSVYERPVAGKFVYEAFEPAVFYTLKNGKPMSLNRALTQEGKTVEQSVVPIKGFNNRVIATLIMEKDISEVVERQEKMKTLSNTNDTLSEILMEMTENASLIPEFIGEALFFIDPNLNILYFNSAAFNLVSEVCSSECKVGNQIIEYFPCLEELFYHREKLFMQEVTILNKVFQVKKVSLKQENPTNGAFITFRDMTELRERERELVVKSVMIQEIHHRVKNNLQTIASLLRLQMRRGLPEESKAHFVESLNRILSIASVYEIILSNSSVDNVDILSLIEKIGNMLVYSATDENKNISIEYSGTQLFTKSDKAVSIALIINELIQNCMKHAFKGREEGKIHVSFQQNNCEIEVTIKDNGIGYSKEAKPSLGLDIVTMMVTHDLSGQFSIERTSNGTMASARFPLERGGHHD
- a CDS encoding SHOCT-like domain-containing protein, whose translation is MKEEITRVLTMVQEGKIDAEKGSELIQVLKEKEETGDKLLKKPTAYLDKTLKIRVVSTENDNVKVNLPIKLVKLVLMAGHSIAASIPQSEKYVKDIDINLIVEAIENELDGQIVDIKSANGDTVSVIIE
- a CDS encoding DUF2089 domain-containing protein — its product is MAYKVITNCPVCSETLKITKLQCTHCHTTIENEFELSKLASLSSDQLHFVEVFLTCRGNIKEVEKELGVSYPTVRGKLTDIISSLGYVEKKKNEVDEKKVVSMLENGEITAEEAIKLLKEE
- a CDS encoding MFS transporter encodes the protein MNTELNRNSSEPTKNINYNHEEIGLSNRATQLLTRIESVPFSRWHIKPRVIMGSATFFDAFDALSLAFVLPVLIGIWNLTPGQIGILIGSGYLGQAIGAIFFGWLAERFGRVYSAKWTIFLMSVMSIACAFAGNFHALLWLRFVQGIGVGGEVPVAAAYINELSVAQGRGRFFMLYEMIFPLGLMISAQIGALVVPSFGWKWMFLIGGIGGLIVFLFFFKLRESPRWLISKGRFDEAERVIEEIESSTDKRIEAKISAPQAVVKGNWKELFSPFYRSRTLIVWTLWFSSYFVANGLNNWLPSLYKTVYNLPLEDSLHAASLTNVIQTVAVFACALLIDRVGRKRWATIAFLVVGLLLTTLWFNGAKSAESVMYLGSAAYGVMGTITVLLYLYTPEIYPTRMRVLGIAFATAWLRLASAIAPTILGFVLGAKGITSVFVLFACVAAVGAFMAFKMIETREKVLEDIAP